One Plasmodium berghei ANKA genome assembly, chromosome: 13 genomic region harbors:
- a CDS encoding mitochondrial ribosomal protein L28 precursor, putative, with translation MPKNLNLFGKYLRRLGKSHKKGFKKKQIIHPIPVKAYGRVPSAASQTGLYHDEDYNYYTKVSYSLKKTRIKIKPNVFKKHIVSNILNTIIPSVRITTSALHAIDDAGGFDNYILRTPPEELRSNFGEKLRNVMYFYLSHPNIRTFTLPWKIFMTRFQQSDYYYAIFQHLKKKRLYELYKNKESGKYSPYYLPNDKSLHPQRQQFPINTEITGLNLWHTKNKILKKAFIDKLKEAKSFDKAYTDHHFIGSYRKGRGRGGGGKHGRTPRKRSKTYKYFEIRPY, from the coding sequence taaaaatttaaatttattcggaaaatatttaagaaGACTTGGAAAAAGTCATAAAAAGggattcaaaaaaaaacaaataattcaTCCTATTCCTGTTAAGGCATATGGTAGAGTACCATCAGCAGCATCACAAACTGGTCTTTACCATGATGAagattataattattatactaAAGTATCatattctttaaaaaaaacaagaataaaaataaaacctaatgtatttaaaaaacatattgtAAGTAACATATTAAATACTATTATACCAAGCGTCCGTATAACAACTAGTGCATTACATGCTATTGATGATGCAGGAGGTTTTGATAACTATATTTTGCGAACCCCCCCAGAAGAACTTCGATCAAATTTCGGagaaaaattaagaaatgttatgtatttttatttatcccATCCAAATATAAGGACTTTTACATTACCATGGAAAATATTCATGACGAGGTTTCAACAAAgtgattattattatgctATATTTcaacatttaaaaaaaaaaagattatatgaattatataaaaataaagaatcaGGTAAATATTCTCCATATTATTTACCTAATGATAAATCATTACACCCACAAAGACAACAATTTCCAATAAACACAGAAATTACAGGTTTAAATTTATGGCACaccaaaaataaaatattaaaaaaagcttttattgataaattaaaagaagCTAAATCATTTGATAAAGCATATACAGATCATCATTTTATTGGAAGTTATAGAAAAGGTAGAGGTAGAGGAGGAGGTGGAAAACATGGTAGAACACCGAGAAAAAGATCGAAAACGTATAAGTATTTTGAAATTAGACCATACTAA